A genomic segment from Bradyrhizobium sp. ISRA430 encodes:
- a CDS encoding 2-dehydro-3-deoxy-6-phosphogalactonate aldolase, protein MSVPFPPMKRPLVAILRGVKPEETEAIVGVLIEAGITAIEIPLNSPDPFRSIASAVKLAPAGVLIGAGTVLTAEDVDRLDDVGGKLMVSPNIDTQVLGRAHQHGMVTMPGVFSPTEALLAARSGASSLKFFPASVLGASGIAAIRAVLPAGVMIAAVGGVSDQNFAEYVKGGVTAFGLGSSLYKPGMTAADVAARAKATVIAYDRAIPKD, encoded by the coding sequence ATGAGCGTTCCCTTTCCGCCGATGAAGCGACCGCTGGTCGCGATCCTGCGCGGCGTCAAGCCCGAGGAGACCGAGGCCATCGTCGGCGTGCTGATCGAGGCCGGCATCACCGCGATCGAGATTCCCTTGAACTCGCCGGATCCGTTCCGCTCCATCGCCAGCGCCGTGAAGCTCGCGCCCGCCGGCGTGCTGATCGGCGCCGGCACCGTGCTGACGGCCGAAGACGTCGACCGGCTCGATGACGTCGGCGGCAAGCTGATGGTCTCGCCGAATATCGACACGCAGGTGCTGGGGCGCGCGCATCAGCACGGCATGGTGACGATGCCCGGCGTATTCTCGCCGACTGAAGCGCTGCTCGCGGCGCGGTCGGGCGCATCGAGCCTGAAATTCTTTCCTGCGAGCGTGCTCGGCGCGTCCGGCATTGCCGCGATCCGCGCCGTGCTTCCGGCTGGCGTCATGATCGCCGCCGTCGGCGGCGTCTCCGACCAGAATTTTGCGGAGTATGTCAAAGGCGGCGTGACCGCGTTCGGGCTCGGCAGCAGCCTCTACAAGCCCGGCATGACCGCTGCCGATGTCGCGGCTCGGGCCAAGGCGACGGTCATTGCCTACGATCGGGCGATTCCGAAAGATTGA
- a CDS encoding sigma-54-dependent Fis family transcriptional regulator, which translates to MASLSASNHVARVLSVANHVADVDASSRIANSWRRCLISHKLDPARQGPPQTLTEAEVRHVAEPMEETIRLLTPELDDLARVLRDAGYCVNLADANATMLFSRLPGQADAKMFLDWKIYTGSNFAEAFEGTNGLGTALAEEKPILVHRDEHFREQWHMFSCAVAPLFDQAGRLAGAVNITSCRRDLERTAHQLALAVTMEATRRMEGAIFRDHFRNARITTVPGDGGSGLLAYDHDRRIVGACRSARAMLGLTDGMIASGIDLSRYINFDHHAARGTDDTVALRRADGSPLGQGRVAPPLRARSSPRASSARRDGPVDRFDALRRLAGGDPGLVKSVRRLKSIGDHNLPVLLHGETGVGKDVFARAIHAASNRARNNYVALNCAAMPESLIDAELFGYEAGAFTGARREGSKGLIVQADGGTLFLDEIGDMPIALQTRLLRVLENREVWPLGALKPVPVDIRLISATHRDLGCMAEEGAFRADLYFRLRGMEVRLPALRERADRDDVIRQIACEEAPNCRLSEEAWSLLSAYPFPGNMRQLRHVLRLAGCTAEDGVITDADLDLPPFGGRAAEPDLAAAERATIVDALRKHGGRVTEAARALKLSRATLYRKIKAMKIETAQ; encoded by the coding sequence ATGGCCAGCCTTTCGGCCTCGAACCATGTCGCCCGTGTCTTGTCCGTCGCCAACCATGTGGCCGACGTCGATGCCTCCTCGCGGATCGCCAACTCCTGGCGGCGCTGCCTGATCAGCCACAAGCTCGATCCCGCCCGCCAGGGCCCGCCGCAGACCCTCACCGAGGCCGAGGTCCGCCACGTCGCAGAGCCGATGGAGGAGACGATCAGGCTGCTTACGCCCGAGCTCGACGATCTCGCCCGCGTGCTGCGCGACGCCGGCTACTGCGTCAATCTGGCTGACGCGAACGCGACCATGCTGTTCAGCCGCCTGCCGGGCCAGGCCGACGCAAAAATGTTCCTGGACTGGAAGATCTACACCGGCTCGAATTTTGCCGAAGCCTTTGAAGGCACTAACGGCCTCGGCACCGCGCTTGCCGAGGAGAAGCCGATCCTGGTGCATCGCGACGAGCACTTTCGCGAGCAATGGCACATGTTCTCCTGCGCCGTGGCGCCGCTGTTCGACCAGGCCGGGCGCCTTGCCGGCGCCGTCAACATCACCTCCTGCCGCAGGGATCTCGAACGCACCGCGCACCAGCTTGCGCTCGCCGTAACGATGGAGGCGACGCGGCGGATGGAGGGTGCGATCTTCCGCGATCATTTCCGCAACGCCCGGATCACGACCGTGCCGGGCGACGGCGGCAGCGGCCTGCTTGCTTATGACCACGACCGTCGCATTGTCGGTGCCTGCCGGTCGGCGCGGGCGATGCTGGGCCTCACCGACGGCATGATCGCATCCGGCATCGATCTGTCGCGCTACATCAATTTCGACCATCACGCCGCGCGCGGAACGGATGACACCGTCGCGCTGCGTCGTGCCGATGGCAGTCCGTTGGGACAGGGCCGAGTCGCGCCGCCATTGCGCGCGCGGTCATCGCCGCGTGCGTCGTCCGCGCGCCGCGACGGGCCGGTCGACCGGTTCGATGCTCTGCGTCGTCTTGCCGGCGGCGATCCCGGCCTGGTCAAGAGCGTGAGGCGGCTAAAGAGCATCGGCGACCACAATCTGCCGGTGCTGCTGCATGGCGAGACCGGCGTCGGCAAGGACGTGTTCGCGCGCGCCATTCACGCGGCGAGCAACCGCGCGCGCAACAACTATGTCGCGCTGAACTGCGCGGCGATGCCGGAGAGCCTGATCGATGCCGAACTGTTCGGCTACGAGGCCGGCGCCTTCACCGGCGCGCGGCGCGAGGGATCGAAGGGGCTGATCGTGCAGGCCGACGGCGGCACGCTGTTCCTCGACGAGATCGGCGACATGCCGATCGCGCTCCAGACCCGGCTGCTGCGCGTCCTGGAGAACCGCGAGGTCTGGCCGCTCGGTGCGCTCAAGCCCGTGCCCGTCGACATCCGCCTGATCAGCGCCACCCATCGCGATCTCGGCTGCATGGCGGAGGAGGGTGCCTTCCGCGCCGATCTCTATTTCCGCCTGCGCGGCATGGAGGTGCGACTGCCGGCCCTGCGCGAGCGCGCCGACAGGGACGACGTCATCCGCCAGATCGCGTGCGAGGAGGCGCCGAATTGCCGCTTGTCGGAGGAGGCCTGGTCGCTGCTGTCGGCATATCCGTTCCCAGGCAACATGCGCCAGCTTCGCCATGTGCTACGGCTTGCCGGCTGCACGGCGGAGGACGGCGTCATCACCGACGCCGATCTCGACCTGCCGCCATTCGGCGGCCGCGCGGCGGAGCCCGATCTCGCGGCGGCTGAACGCGCGACTATTGTCGATGCGTTGCGCAAGCATGGCGGCCGCGTCACCGAAGCCGCCCGCGCGCTGAAACTCAGCCGCGCCACGCTGTATCGCAAGATCAAGGCGATGAAGATCGAGACGGCGCAGTAG
- the poxB gene encoding ubiquinone-dependent pyruvate dehydrogenase translates to MAINNVADLFVATLEQAGVKRIYGIVGDSLNGLTEALRRRGTIEWVHVRHEEVAAFAAAGEAEMTGSLAVCAGSCGPGNLHLINGLFDAHRSRVPVLAIAAQIPSAEIGGGYFQETHPQNLFRECSHYCELISDASQLPYVLENAIRAAVGLRGVAVVAIPGDVAFRAPPKRPLSATRGLALSAPKVVPKADELKALAELLNGAERITLFCGRGCAGAHAPLMQLAETLKSPIVHALGGKEHVEYENSYDVGMTGFIGFSSGYAAMHACDALLMLGTDFPYKQFFPTDCQVAQVDIRPENLGRRCKLDLGLVGDVKLTIEALLPLLKTKTQRKHLDDAIAHYRKAREGLDSLARGTPGSKPIHPQYLAKVISDHATEDAVFTADVGTPTVWAARYLNMNGRRRLIGSFVHGSMANAMPQAIGAQAAQPGRQVISLSGDGGFTMLMGDLITLTQMKLPVKVVVFNNGVLGFVALEMKAAGFVDTNVDLENPDFAAMARAMGIFARRVEDPGDLPGAMQEMLAHNGPALLDVVTAKQELSMPPTITPEQIKGFSLWVLRAVMNGRGDEVLDLAKTNLLPR, encoded by the coding sequence ATGGCGATCAACAATGTAGCCGACCTGTTCGTGGCCACGCTCGAGCAGGCCGGCGTCAAGCGGATCTACGGAATCGTCGGCGACAGTCTGAACGGTCTTACCGAAGCGCTGCGCCGCCGCGGCACCATCGAATGGGTGCATGTCCGGCATGAGGAGGTTGCGGCGTTCGCCGCCGCCGGCGAAGCCGAGATGACGGGGAGTCTTGCGGTGTGCGCGGGCTCCTGCGGCCCGGGCAATCTGCACCTCATCAATGGACTGTTCGACGCGCATCGCAGCCGCGTTCCCGTGCTCGCGATCGCGGCGCAGATCCCGTCGGCCGAGATCGGCGGCGGCTATTTCCAGGAAACCCATCCGCAAAATCTGTTCCGTGAGTGCAGCCATTATTGCGAGCTGATCTCGGACGCGAGCCAGCTTCCTTACGTGCTGGAGAACGCCATCCGTGCGGCGGTGGGTCTGCGCGGCGTCGCGGTCGTCGCCATACCGGGTGACGTCGCTTTCCGTGCGCCGCCGAAGCGGCCGCTATCGGCGACGCGCGGGCTCGCGCTGTCAGCGCCGAAGGTCGTGCCGAAGGCGGACGAGCTGAAGGCGCTTGCGGAGCTCCTCAACGGCGCCGAGCGCATTACGTTGTTCTGCGGCCGCGGTTGCGCCGGCGCGCACGCGCCGCTGATGCAGCTCGCCGAGACCCTGAAGAGCCCGATCGTGCATGCCCTCGGCGGCAAGGAGCACGTCGAATACGAAAACTCCTACGACGTCGGCATGACCGGCTTCATCGGCTTCTCCTCCGGCTACGCCGCCATGCACGCTTGCGACGCCCTGCTGATGCTCGGCACCGATTTTCCCTACAAGCAATTCTTTCCGACCGACTGCCAGGTCGCGCAGGTCGATATCAGGCCGGAAAATCTCGGCCGCCGGTGCAAGCTCGATCTCGGCCTCGTCGGCGACGTCAAGCTCACCATCGAAGCGCTGCTGCCGCTGTTGAAGACCAAGACGCAGCGCAAACATCTCGACGATGCGATCGCGCATTACAGGAAGGCGCGCGAAGGACTCGACTCGCTCGCCAGGGGGACCCCGGGCAGCAAGCCCATCCATCCGCAATATCTCGCCAAGGTCATCAGCGATCATGCTACGGAAGATGCGGTGTTCACCGCCGACGTCGGTACCCCGACGGTGTGGGCCGCGCGCTATCTCAACATGAACGGCCGCCGTCGTCTGATCGGCTCCTTCGTGCACGGCTCGATGGCCAACGCGATGCCGCAGGCGATCGGCGCGCAGGCGGCGCAGCCCGGCCGTCAGGTGATCTCACTGTCGGGCGACGGCGGCTTCACCATGCTGATGGGCGATCTGATCACGCTCACGCAGATGAAGCTGCCGGTGAAGGTCGTCGTCTTCAACAATGGCGTGCTTGGCTTCGTCGCGCTGGAGATGAAAGCGGCGGGCTTCGTCGACACCAATGTCGATTTGGAGAATCCGGATTTCGCGGCGATGGCGCGTGCGATGGGCATCTTTGCCCGCCGGGTCGAAGATCCCGGCGATCTCCCTGGCGCGATGCAGGAGATGCTGGCGCACAACGGACCGGCGCTGCTCGACGTCGTCACGGCCAAGCAGGAGCTGTCGATGCCGCCGACCATCACTCCCGAGCAGATCAAGGGTTTCAGCCTGTGGGTCCTGCGCGCCGTGATGAACGGCCGCGGCGACGAGGTGCTCGATCTCGCGAAGACGAACCTGTTGCCGCGCTGA
- a CDS encoding 2-dehydro-3-deoxygalactonokinase: protein MNEPAYVAVDWGTSSFRLWLVNQAGQVLAERRSGEGMLAAAKAGFAAVLQSHLAAVEAPDHLPVLVCGMAGARQGWVEAGYVDTPAPLAAILKQAARVPGEARDIRILPGIAQRDAGAPDVMRGEETQLLGALGFDAAGEAAVCMPGTHSKWVRVKDGTVEHFSTFMTGELFSAVSRETILSLAVAGADDADDVASFKSAVTAAFEAPAFAANLLFGARSRQLLFGGTPAAARETLSGTLIGIELAAGLSGAVPKSGIMLVASGRLAMLYRLAFDALSVNVVPIDADEAVRRGLSMAASAIWTK from the coding sequence ATGAACGAACCCGCCTATGTCGCGGTGGATTGGGGCACCAGCAGCTTCCGGCTTTGGCTGGTCAACCAGGCCGGGCAGGTCCTGGCCGAACGCCGCAGTGGCGAGGGCATGCTGGCGGCGGCCAAGGCCGGGTTTGCCGCCGTGCTGCAATCGCATCTCGCCGCGGTCGAGGCGCCCGATCATCTCCCGGTTCTGGTCTGCGGCATGGCAGGCGCGCGGCAAGGCTGGGTCGAAGCCGGCTATGTCGACACGCCGGCGCCGCTCGCAGCAATCTTGAAGCAGGCCGCGCGGGTGCCCGGCGAAGCGCGCGACATCCGCATCCTGCCGGGCATCGCGCAGCGCGACGCTGGCGCGCCGGACGTGATGCGCGGCGAGGAGACCCAATTGCTCGGCGCGCTCGGCTTCGATGCCGCAGGTGAGGCGGCGGTCTGCATGCCTGGCACGCATTCGAAATGGGTGCGGGTGAAGGACGGCACGGTCGAGCACTTTTCCACCTTCATGACCGGCGAGCTCTTCAGCGCGGTCTCGCGCGAGACGATCCTGTCGCTCGCGGTCGCCGGCGCCGATGACGCCGATGACGTCGCGAGCTTCAAGTCGGCAGTGACGGCCGCGTTCGAGGCGCCGGCCTTCGCCGCCAACCTGCTATTCGGCGCGCGGTCACGACAACTCCTGTTCGGGGGCACGCCGGCGGCGGCGCGCGAGACCTTGTCGGGCACTTTGATTGGAATCGAGTTGGCAGCGGGGCTCTCCGGCGCCGTGCCGAAAAGTGGCATCATGTTGGTTGCGTCGGGGCGGCTCGCGATGCTGTATCGGCTCGCCTTCGATGCGCTGTCGGTGAACGTGGTGCCGATCGATGCGGATGAGGCTGTCCGTCGCGGCCTGTCGATGGCGGCCTCCGCGATCTGGACGAAGTAG
- a CDS encoding flavin reductase family protein, which yields MTVDAKDFKQAMRQCAGAVALVTVGAEHGKRTGLTVTSACSLSDNPPSLVVCVNRNASAHARIREEGAFAINFLHEDHALLALTFSGQRGVNGDDRFAFGEWTRGVTGAPVLTDAVAAFDCMLAQEFETRTHSIFVGEVRGVSHAATATPLVYLRSNFHTPQEIRDTVSLGDLDARHLSWTDFS from the coding sequence GTGACGGTCGACGCAAAGGATTTCAAGCAGGCGATGCGCCAATGCGCCGGTGCCGTTGCGCTGGTCACAGTGGGGGCCGAGCACGGCAAGCGTACGGGGCTGACGGTGACCTCGGCCTGCTCGCTGTCGGACAATCCGCCCTCGCTGGTCGTCTGCGTCAACCGCAATGCCAGCGCTCATGCGCGGATCCGCGAGGAAGGCGCGTTTGCGATCAACTTCCTGCACGAGGATCACGCGCTGCTGGCGCTGACCTTCAGCGGCCAGAGGGGCGTCAACGGTGACGATCGCTTTGCTTTCGGCGAATGGACGCGCGGCGTGACCGGCGCACCGGTGCTGACGGATGCTGTCGCCGCGTTCGATTGCATGCTGGCGCAGGAATTTGAGACCAGGACGCATTCGATCTTCGTCGGCGAGGTGCGCGGCGTCTCGCATGCGGCGACGGCCACGCCGCTGGTCTATCTGCGCAGCAACTTCCACACGCCGCAGGAAATTCGCGACACGGTCTCGCTCGGCGACCTCGACGCGCGGCATCTGAGCTGGACGGATTTTTCGTAA
- a CDS encoding LLM class flavin-dependent oxidoreductase: MEIGYFTMPSHPPECGLKEGNDWDLQVMRWLDELGYQEAWVGEHHTAPWEPNPTPDLLIAQALMQTKKLRIGPGGFLLPYHHPAELANRVAMLDHMSEGRLNFGVAASGLPSDWAMFNVDGMSGQNRDMTREALEIILKLWTEPAPFTHKGKYWTVTKPDTMFDFLKPHIKPLQAPHPPIGVAGLSKNSDTLKLAGERGFIPMSLNLNPAYVGSHWDSVEIGAAKTGRKPNRQDWRLVREVFVADTDEEAWKLSTGDMMGRMMHEYFLPLLGHFGFKDYLKHAPDVPDSDVTVEYCAKRNWIVGSPATVAEKIEKIYDEVGGFGVLLVFGFDYKHKAEAWHHSLSLLKNEVMPRLKHLGSAKKAA, encoded by the coding sequence ATGGAGATCGGCTATTTCACGATGCCCTCGCATCCGCCGGAGTGCGGCCTGAAGGAGGGGAACGACTGGGACCTCCAGGTCATGCGCTGGCTCGACGAGCTTGGCTACCAGGAAGCCTGGGTCGGCGAGCACCACACCGCCCCCTGGGAACCCAATCCCACGCCGGACCTCTTGATCGCGCAGGCGCTGATGCAGACCAAGAAGCTGCGCATCGGCCCGGGCGGCTTTCTCCTGCCCTATCACCACCCGGCCGAGCTCGCCAACCGCGTCGCGATGCTCGATCATATGTCCGAGGGCCGGCTCAATTTCGGCGTTGCGGCTTCGGGCCTGCCGAGTGACTGGGCGATGTTCAACGTCGACGGCATGAGCGGACAGAACCGCGACATGACCCGCGAGGCGCTGGAGATCATCTTGAAGCTTTGGACCGAGCCTGCGCCGTTCACCCACAAGGGCAAGTACTGGACGGTGACCAAGCCGGACACGATGTTCGACTTCCTCAAACCCCACATCAAGCCGTTGCAGGCGCCGCATCCGCCGATCGGCGTCGCGGGCCTGTCGAAGAACTCGGACACGCTGAAGCTCGCCGGCGAACGCGGCTTCATCCCGATGAGCCTCAACCTCAACCCGGCCTATGTCGGCAGCCATTGGGATTCGGTCGAGATCGGCGCGGCGAAGACCGGACGCAAGCCGAACCGGCAGGACTGGCGGCTGGTGCGCGAGGTATTCGTCGCCGACACCGACGAGGAGGCCTGGAAGCTCTCGACCGGCGACATGATGGGCCGGATGATGCACGAGTACTTCCTGCCGCTGCTCGGCCATTTCGGCTTCAAGGACTATCTGAAGCACGCACCCGACGTGCCCGACAGCGACGTCACCGTCGAATATTGCGCCAAGCGGAACTGGATCGTCGGCTCGCCCGCGACCGTGGCCGAGAAGATCGAGAAGATCTACGACGAGGTCGGCGGCTTCGGCGTGCTCCTGGTGTTCGGCTTCGACTACAAGCACAAGGCGGAAGCCTGGCACCACTCGCTCTCGCTGCTCAAGAACGAAGTGATGCCGCGCCTGAAGCATCTCGGCTCCGCAAAGAAGGCGGCTTGA